GAAGCGCCGGGCGCCGACCTGAACTACCGCTCGCGACTTGGCCATGCTTCCCTTTGCGCACGGTTTCCGTGAATGAAAGCAGCGTGCGACGGCCCACTCTAGAACTTTTTTGTCCGCAGGCGGTAGCGGGTTGCTCTTGTTGTACAAGTCTGCGCTAGGATGAGATCCCGAGAGCAGCGACGGACAACCTCGATGGGCGCGATCGTTAAATTCAGCCGGCCGGTGCGCATCCGCAAAGCTGCGGTTACGTCCGCCGCGGTCGCGGCGCGGGAAAGCGCAGCACGGGATATCGCCGCCGAGCGCGAGGAAGCCGCATCGATCAAAATCCTGCTCTGGACTTTCGCACTCGCCGCCCTCGCGATGTGCGTGACGGTGGTCGTGACGCTGGCGAGGAGTTGGGACGAGCTCTTGTGGATCTCGGCGTTCGTGCTGGTCTTCGCGATTCTGAAAATTGCGCTGGCCAACGCGCTCTTCTACGTCATGATTAATTACGACAAAGACCGGCGGGAAATTCCGCTCAAGCCCGCTGATGCGCACAAGCCCCCGCCGCGAGCCATTCGCGCCACGCGCCACTTAACCGCCACGCTCACCTTGGCGGCTTCGAGAAAGTCGTCGCCAACACGTCAACCCGACCGGTCTCACTAGAATTCTGACGCAGCTCCGAAGCGCGCCCGAGTCTGCGCAGCGCTCGCGTCAAAATCGCGCGTTCGGCACAGGCAATCCCGCGATTTCGGCGCGGGCGCGAAACACCGAGCCCTTGAGCGCGCGATCATTGCTGTTGTTCGCCGTCACCGCATAAAGATCGCGCATGTCCGGTCCTCCGAAGGCCACGCTGGTCACCGATTTCGCCGGCACCTTGACCCGCCGATCGAGCGTGCCGTCGGGCTTGAAGCGCACGACTTCGCCAGGACCCATCACGACCGCCACCCAGACGCCGCCCTCGGCGTCCACGGTCATGCCGTCAGGGGCGCCCTCCGGCACCTTCGCAAAGAGGCGGCGCGGTCCGACCGTACGATCCGGTCGCACGTCATAAACCCATACGCCGGACTGAGAATCGCAATGGTAGAGCAGTTTGCGGTCGGGACTGAAGCCGAGCCCGTTAGTCACCTCGACGCCCTCGGCAAGTTTCGTCACCTTGCCCGGCGGGTCGATGCGGAAGAGCGAGCCCGCCGGCGGCGCGGTCTTGAAGTCGAAGCCGGCATGGATATCGAAGCCAAAGGTGCCGAACCAGACGCTGCCCTGGTCATCGGTCGTCAGATCATTAATTCCGAAGAGCGGCTTGTTGTCCCATTCGGCGAAGAGGTCGCGGACCTTGCCGCTCTTTTCGTCCCAATGAGCGAGGGTACGGCCGCTGACGATCATCCCGCCGCCCTCGTTGAGAGCGATACCGCCGACGAACTTGCGCTCGGCGATTAGGGTCTCGATCCGCCCGTCCGGGTTCCGCCGCATCACGCCGCCACCGCGGATGTCGCTATAGTAGAGCCGGTTTTGCGGATCGATCCGCGGGCCTTCGACCAAGCCGTAGCCAGTTGCCAGAGTTTCGAACTGCATCGCGGTTTCCTTCTTCAGATGCCGCCCCGCGCAGACTGCCTTATCGCGAGCCTGCGGCGGGTGCGGTTCATGCGTTACTCTCCCCGAGGAAATTCCTACGAGCAGAGCACGTCGTTGGCGTGCATTGTATCGAGATACTCTTTGACCTGCTGAATCTTGCCGTCACGCACCTGGAACAGGAAATGGTACTTGTTTTGATAGGTCTTGCCGTTTTTCATCTTGGCGTGGGATTCGGCCTCGACCGCGACGCGATCGCCCTCGGCGGTGATGCCCAGCGGATTCAGCCGCAACGCGCCGTCAATCTTCCCGCCGAGACCACCCAGCAGTTCTGCGAACTGCGCCTTGGTCTTGGTGCCGGAGAGCGGAAAGCTGCCCGCCACCCACCAGGTGGCCGAATCTGCCAGCGCGCCCAACAGCGCGGCCGCATTGCCCGCATTCATCGCTTCGAACAGTCCCATCACGACTTTTTTGTTTTCTTCTGCGCCCATCTTTTTTACCTCCCAAGTTGTCTGCAAGTTACGATCGCAACTTAGTCCCGATCGCGGCCCGCTTGCAATGGACGCCGAGGCTAGCCCTTGCCGGCCGGACCGGCGCGTAGCCGGCGCCAGCCGCGGACGACCGCGGAAATCCCGGCCGCGACGAAGATCACCGCCAAAATGACTACAAGCAGCCCGGCAAAGAGGCCGTAAACGATCATCGCTGCTTCCATCTGAGGCGACCTGCTCGGACCTTAACTCAGCGCTTCCGCTCGCCGCAATTGCGTCGGCACTTTTTGCGCGCGATTCGCCGAGGCTTAGCGCGTATGACGGCGCTCGAACGCCGCGGTCAGCGCTTGCGTGATCGGCGCCCAATCACCCACCAGGCCGAGATGAGCGAACTCGAAAATCGTCGCCTCGGGATCATTGTTCACGGCGACGATCGTCTCCGCGCGCTTGATACTGACCGTGTGATTCGGCGCCCCGCGCAGGCCGATCGCAAAATAGAGCCGCGGCGCGATCGCCTTGCCAGTTAGACCGACCTGCAGTTGACGCGGCATCCAGGCCTTGTCGGTTACCCGCCGCGAGGCGCACATCCCCGCCCCAAGCACGCGCGCGAAGGCCTTGCAGCGCTCGACGCCTTCCAGCCCGCCCACGCCCATGCCGACCCCCACGATCACCTCGGCGCCGTCGAGCGGCGCGATCGTGTGGTCAACGCTCGAGTGCTCGGCCACCAGCCGCGTCAGCGGCGCACCGACCGTGACGCGTACCGTCTCCAGTTCGACCGCGCGCTCCGGATTCGGTTCGGCGAGTTCCAGCACGCCCTGTCTGACGGTCGCCATCTGCGGGTAGGTCTTCGACAGAATCGGCGCGACGATATTGCCGCCGAAGGCCGGCTTGAGGGCGATCAGGCCGTGCGCCGAATCCAGCTCCAGTCCGATCGCGTCGCCCGTCAGCCCGAGCTTCAGCCGCGCCGCGAGCCGCGGACCCCAGTCGCGCCCCTTTTCGCTGGCGCAGAGCAGCAAGCCCCACGGCGTGCGTTCGCGCACCAGATGAGCAACCGCTTCCGCCGCGGTCTCGGGCGAGTAACTTTCCAGCGCGGGATTTTCGAGCAGGACAATCTCGTCGGCGCCGTAGCTGGCGATCAGCCCGGCATGTTTGGCGATTCCTCCGCCCAGGCCGAGCGCGACCAGTGCGCCGCCGAGCGCGCTGGCGAGCGCGTCGCCCGCCGACAGCAACTCGAGGCTGCCGAGCGTCACCGCGCCGTCGAGACCGGTCTCGACCACCACCCAGACATCCTTACCGCGCACGGGCTTGCGTGTCTGCGCGGCGACCGGCCGCTTCTTGTGCTGGCGTGGCGCGAGCGCGCCGCGCGCTTCGAGCTCGACCAGTATCCGCTCAGCCGCGCGCTCCGGGTCGCTCGCGTCGATCATCCGGCACGCGACTTTCGCGCTCTGCTGCGCCTGCACGCCCTGCACCCAGGTCGGCGAGCCGGCGACCCCGAACTGCCCCGGCTCGGCGCCGAGTTCCGCCGCGCGGACGCTCGTGATCGGATGCGCGAGGGCCGCCTCGCGCGCTGCGGGACTGATCTTGAGCGGATTGATCAGCCGCTCGGCGCAGGTCAGCAGCGCCGGCAGGCGGCATTCGACTTCGTCAAAACCTTCATCGCTTTCGCGCTCCGCCGCCACCCGCTCGCCTTCAATCACGAGCTTGCGGACGCCGGTAATCTGCGCCACGCCGAGCAGCTCGGCGATCTCCGGGCCGACCTGTCCGGTCTCCGCGTCGAGCGAATATTTGCCCAGCAGGATCAAATCGAATTTGCCGCGCCCGAGCCACAGCGCGAGCGCCCGCGCGGTCGCCAGCGTATCCGCGCCTGCAAACGCGCGATCCTCCAGATGCACGGCGTGATCGATTCCCATCCCGAGCGCGTCGATCAGCACCTCGCGCGCCTGTGGCGGCCCCATCGTCACCGCGGTGGTCTCCGCACCGATTCGGTTTTTAAGTTCGATTGCCTGGGCGATCGCGCGCAGGTCATAGGCGCTCATGACGTTGACGCCATCGCGCTTGATAGTCTTGGTGACCGGATCGAAGTTGGCGTCTTCGATCAGGGGGATCTGCTTTATGCAAACCGCGATTTTAAGCAAGCTACTGACACCTCGCCGACTTAAGTAGTCAACCGCAAACGGTGATGCAAACCCACCGCGATGACACTAGCGGAGCGCTCCTGCGCGGAGCGAGCACAGGGGGCGGCGGAGTCTGCGACGCGCGGCCAAGGTCAGGAGTCTGCGCGCTGCGTCAAGCTTCTTGCTTCGCTCCGCTAGCGTTCGATCCGCACCGCCGATTCCACCTGCGGACCCAGGAACCGCCGCCCCACCCGCACGAAACGCTCCGGGTTCTCGGTCACGAAGAAGCTCTGCGTGCCCATCCCGCGGGCGCGCGCGAGCCGCAATTCGTGGAGCCGCTCCGTCACCGCGGCGACCGTCGCCACGGCCGAGTCCACCAGACTGACGCCCGGCCCGAGCACCCGCCCGAACAGCTCGCTCAGCAAAGGATAATGCGTACAGCCCAGCAGCAGCGTGTCGATCCCGCTGAGCTTGAGGCTCTCCAGGTAGTGCGCCACCGTGCGTTCGGCGATCTCGTTGTCGGTCCAGCCCTCTTCGACCAGCGGCACCAGCAGCGGGCAGGCGCGCGTGTAAATCTCGACGCCCGGCCGGAGCTGCTGCAAGGCGCGTGTATATGCACCCGACGCGATCGTCGCCTCGGTGCCGATTACGCCGATCCGCCCGTTGCGCGAGGCTGCCGCCGCGGCCCGCGCGCCCGGCTCAATCACTCCGATCACCGGTACGATCGTATCCCGCGCGATCGTCCCCAGCGCGATCGCGCTCGAGGTGTTGCAGGCCACGACCAGCAGCTTGATCCCCTTGGCCAGCAGGAATTCGGTGTTTTCGCGCGAATA
The Candidatus Binataceae bacterium genome window above contains:
- a CDS encoding SMP-30/gluconolactonase/LRE family protein; this translates as MQFETLATGYGLVEGPRIDPQNRLYYSDIRGGGVMRRNPDGRIETLIAERKFVGGIALNEGGGMIVSGRTLAHWDEKSGKVRDLFAEWDNKPLFGINDLTTDDQGSVWFGTFGFDIHAGFDFKTAPPAGSLFRIDPPGKVTKLAEGVEVTNGLGFSPDRKLLYHCDSQSGVWVYDVRPDRTVGPRRLFAKVPEGAPDGMTVDAEGGVWVAVVMGPGEVVRFKPDGTLDRRVKVPAKSVTSVAFGGPDMRDLYAVTANNSNDRALKGSVFRARAEIAGLPVPNARF
- a CDS encoding nuclear transport factor 2 family protein, translated to MGAEENKKVVMGLFEAMNAGNAAALLGALADSATWWVAGSFPLSGTKTKAQFAELLGGLGGKIDGALRLNPLGITAEGDRVAVEAESHAKMKNGKTYQNKYHFLFQVRDGKIQQVKEYLDTMHANDVLCS
- a CDS encoding FAD-binding protein; the encoded protein is MLKIAVCIKQIPLIEDANFDPVTKTIKRDGVNVMSAYDLRAIAQAIELKNRIGAETTAVTMGPPQAREVLIDALGMGIDHAVHLEDRAFAGADTLATARALALWLGRGKFDLILLGKYSLDAETGQVGPEIAELLGVAQITGVRKLVIEGERVAAERESDEGFDEVECRLPALLTCAERLINPLKISPAAREAALAHPITSVRAAELGAEPGQFGVAGSPTWVQGVQAQQSAKVACRMIDASDPERAAERILVELEARGALAPRQHKKRPVAAQTRKPVRGKDVWVVVETGLDGAVTLGSLELLSAGDALASALGGALVALGLGGGIAKHAGLIASYGADEIVLLENPALESYSPETAAEAVAHLVRERTPWGLLLCASEKGRDWGPRLAARLKLGLTGDAIGLELDSAHGLIALKPAFGGNIVAPILSKTYPQMATVRQGVLELAEPNPERAVELETVRVTVGAPLTRLVAEHSSVDHTIAPLDGAEVIVGVGMGVGGLEGVERCKAFARVLGAGMCASRRVTDKAWMPRQLQVGLTGKAIAPRLYFAIGLRGAPNHTVSIKRAETIVAVNNDPEATIFEFAHLGLVGDWAPITQALTAAFERRHTR
- the murI gene encoding glutamate racemase; translation: MAVRRSTIGGARANKVVALDVRARRRPPGAAADNRARAIGVFDSGIGGLTVLKELAGALPAEDFIYLGDTARVPYGTKSNEVIIRYSRENTEFLLAKGIKLLVVACNTSSAIALGTIARDTIVPVIGVIEPGARAAAAASRNGRIGVIGTEATIASGAYTRALQQLRPGVEIYTRACPLLVPLVEEGWTDNEIAERTVAHYLESLKLSGIDTLLLGCTHYPLLSELFGRVLGPGVSLVDSAVATVAAVTERLHELRLARARGMGTQSFFVTENPERFVRVGRRFLGPQVESAVRIER